GGATGTCCCTTGATATATCATAATATTTACGGGGTCTTCCCCTCTCTATCTTCCTGAAGAAAGAGCTTAAAATCCCTGCCTCCTCCATTGCCCTAAGGTGCTCTATTATGGCCTTCTGACCAATATCCAGTTCCTTTGATATTTCACTGACAAATCTGGGCTCCTCACGGAGTAGGTTTATGATCTCCCTCCTGGTCTTACAGCCCATAACATCAAGTATAACTTCCATGTTTTGCTCTTCGGTGGATTTTTCTCTCATCATGATATGGTATGTCGAAAGGTTTATATAACCTTTTGTAAGTATAATAGCTATAAGTTATATGTAACCTCTGGTAACTTTAATTTCTGTAAAAATGTAAAAATGAAAGGTGAAGCAATGTGCGAAGAGAAAAAAACTGATTCTAAACCCGCTGATAACTGTGAAGATGAGCTTAATAAACTTAAAAAAAGACTGGAAGAACTGGAAAATGAACTCTCAGTTAAAGAAGAGGAACTCAGCGAATACGTCTCACACCTCCAGAGACTCCAGGCCGACTTTGAAAACTACAAAAAACAGAAGGAAAAACAGGAGATGGAGCTCATAAAAAATGCAAATGAGAAACTCATACTGAACCTTCTTGACGTATACGAGGACCTTGAAAGGGCCCTTGAAAACCAGGAGAATGATGGGGACGGCCTGGAGGTCATCTACAGGAAATTTAGGGACACCCTCAGGAAGGAAGGTCTGCGTGAGATACCCGCAGAGGGTGAGAAATTCGATCCATTCCTCCACGAGGCAGTTATGGTTGAGAACCATGATGAATATGATGATGGAATCATAATAGAGGAATTATCAAGGGGTTACAGACTCAACGACAGGATAATAAAACATTCAATCGTCAAGGTATGTAAGAAAAGCTGATTTGAGGTGATCATGTGGCAAAAAAAGAAAAAATTCTAGGTATTGACCTTGGAACAAGTAACTCTGCAGCAGCAGTACTTATAGGTGGAAAGCCAACCATCATACCCAGTGCAGAGGGAGCATCACAGTACGGTAAATCCTTCCCAAGTTGCGTTGCATTCACAGAGGACGGCCAGATGCTTGTGGGTGAACCTGCAAGGCGCCAGGCAGTCACAAACCCTGAGAATACCATAACAGCCATAAAAAGAAGTATGGGTACAAACAGAAAGGTGAAGGTCCAGGGTAAGGAGTACACACCACAGGAGATATCAGCATTCATCCTCCAGAAGATAAAGAAGGACGCAGAGGCCTTCCTGGGTGAGGAGATAAAGAAGGCCGTCATCACAGTACCCGCATACTTCGATGACAACCAGAGGACAGCCACCAAGGACGCGGGTACCATAGCAGGGCTTGAAGTTGTAAGACTCGTCAACGAGCCAACAGCAGCAAGCCTCGCCTACGGCCTTGACAAGGAAGACGAGGACATGGTCATCATGGTCTTTGACCTCGGTGGAGGTACACTGGACGTTACAATCATGGAATTTGGTGGGGGAGTCTTTGAGGTTAGATCAACCAGCGGTGACACCCAGCTGGGTGGAACCGACATGGACAACGCAATAATGAACTACCTTGCCGAGGAATTCAAGAAGGAGACCGGCATAGACCTCATGGAGGACGACCAGGCAGTCCAGAGATTGAGGGAGGCTGCTGAGAAGGCCAAGATAGAACTTTCAACAACCCTCACAACCGAGGTGAACCTCCCCTACATAACAGTGGCCAAGGACGGACCAAAACACCTCATAAAGACCATCACAAGGGCAAAGCTGGAGGAACTGGTTGATCCGATCGTTCAGAGATGTGCAGGGCCAATGGAACAGGCTCTGAAAGATGCTAATATGACCAAGGAGGACGTGGATAAAATAATATTGGTAGGTGGACCCACAAGGATGCCCATAGTCCAGAAATTCGTTGAGGACTTCATAGGAAAACCTGTAGAGAGGGGAATAGACCCCATGGAGTGTGTTGCCATGGGTGCAGCCATACAGGGTGGTGTCCTTGCAGGTGAGATAAAGGACCTTGTACTGCTTGACGTGACAC
This DNA window, taken from Methanothermobacter sp., encodes the following:
- a CDS encoding ArsR family transcriptional regulator, with protein sequence MMREKSTEEQNMEVILDVMGCKTRREIINLLREEPRFVSEISKELDIGQKAIIEHLRAMEEAGILSSFFRKIERGRPRKYYDISRDIHITITINRNNFRVDVVDDLLQRKQLPPGDEWSRLLKLENKINKGQWEAIEELKNLIRLYDHLKKRAEDLLREAEMKRKMD
- a CDS encoding nucleotide exchange factor GrpE, producing the protein MCEEKKTDSKPADNCEDELNKLKKRLEELENELSVKEEELSEYVSHLQRLQADFENYKKQKEKQEMELIKNANEKLILNLLDVYEDLERALENQENDGDGLEVIYRKFRDTLRKEGLREIPAEGEKFDPFLHEAVMVENHDEYDDGIIIEELSRGYRLNDRIIKHSIVKVCKKS
- the dnaK gene encoding molecular chaperone DnaK, which gives rise to MAKKEKILGIDLGTSNSAAAVLIGGKPTIIPSAEGASQYGKSFPSCVAFTEDGQMLVGEPARRQAVTNPENTITAIKRSMGTNRKVKVQGKEYTPQEISAFILQKIKKDAEAFLGEEIKKAVITVPAYFDDNQRTATKDAGTIAGLEVVRLVNEPTAASLAYGLDKEDEDMVIMVFDLGGGTLDVTIMEFGGGVFEVRSTSGDTQLGGTDMDNAIMNYLAEEFKKETGIDLMEDDQAVQRLREAAEKAKIELSTTLTTEVNLPYITVAKDGPKHLIKTITRAKLEELVDPIVQRCAGPMEQALKDANMTKEDVDKIILVGGPTRMPIVQKFVEDFIGKPVERGIDPMECVAMGAAIQGGVLAGEIKDLVLLDVTPLSLGIETLGGVFTKLIERNTTIPTRKSQIFSTAADNQTSVDIHVLQGERPMAADNTSLGRFQLVGIPPAPRGVPQIEVTFDIDANGILNVSAKDLGTGKEQAITITAPNKLSEEEIKQKIEEAKKHAEEDRRKQEEIEIRNNADSMIYTAEKTLNELGDKVPSDKKEAVEKQVSELRELIAGDDVQAIKSKTEELTKTVQEIGAVIYQQAAQQQAENTASQGENQGDDTIDADFEVKN